From the Lathyrus oleraceus cultivar Zhongwan6 chromosome 4, CAAS_Psat_ZW6_1.0, whole genome shotgun sequence genome, one window contains:
- the LOC127135346 gene encoding uncharacterized protein LOC127135346 produces MDLPNTDILELKERMGELISVMQEFALGQKAIAEKVGRIEDWLKMGNMQGNASSSGLKKSFGNNQRKDEGESSAVYAQRGHGRGRYYQHTAAVTIPAGNRAVRQQPQTNPQKIQGAGSQVKGKGVDRHFDKPPMPYAALFKKLMDLGMVQPRTLAPLRADQWPPNYNENARCEFHSGTQGHDIEGCRAFKHTVQDLLESKALHFSLLTDVNANPIPAHGQAMGNAITEDSDHTRAVGKEANSDWEIDQWIRSCVPGSWKA; encoded by the coding sequence atggatcttcccaacacagatatcctcgagctgaaagagaggatgggagagctgatcagtgtcatgcaagagttcgccttggggcagaaggcgattgccgagaaggtggggaggattgaagattggctgaagatggggaacatgcaaggaaatgcttcgtcatctggactgaagaaatcctttggtaataaccagcgcaaggatgagggtgaatcgagtgctgtatacgcccagagaggacacggtaggggtcgttactaccagcacactgctgcagtaaccatccctgctggtaatcgGGCAGTCCGACAGCAACCTCAGACTAATCCCCAGAAGATACAGGGAGCTGGGAGTCAAGTGaaaggaaagggggttgatcgtcattttgacaagccacccatgccatatgctgctctgtttaaaaagttgatggatctggggatggttcagccaaggacgTTAGCTCCATTGAGAGCAGATCAGTGGCCACCAAACTataatgagaacgccaggtgtgaatttcattctggtacgcaggggcatgacattgagggttgtagagcctttaagcatactGTTCAAGACCTGCTGGAGTCCAAGGCCCTCCATTTTTCACTATTGACagatgttaatgctaatcccataccggcgcatggtcaggcgatgggGAATGCAATTACTGAAGATTCAGATCACACCCGGGCAGTGGGTAAAGAAGCTaacagtgactgggagattgatcaatggataagatcgtgcgtaccaggaagctggaaggcctaa